The Tolypothrix sp. PCC 7712 region GGAGAGAAGCATTAATCAAAGCTTTTGAAGGTTACCTAGAATATCAAGGCGAAATTCAAGTTGATTCTTTATACAACTTTTTAGAAACTGACGACGTAATTTCCTTCCAAGCAACAATTACCTCTCCCAAAACAGGTAAGTGGGCAGTAGGTGATGTGTGGGTGCTTCAAGATGGCAAGGTGGCTCGTCACTTTGGTTTTGCTCACAGGCTAGGAGATGCTTAATAACCATCTGGGCTGGTAAGGTGTTTTAGTACTACGAAGGTTCATTTAAGTTGTAAATCTGTTGCGTTGATTAAATCTGCGGTTCTGTAGCAACATCCCAACTTTTGAGTAATTAACTGTTCAATAAAGGAAATAAATCATGAGTGAGCTAGCACCACTAACTCAACCAGAAATTCTAGAATTTGCAAAAGCTTGGTATAGAAAACTAGACATTCACGTTCCTGTGGACGAATATGCTCCTCTGTTAGCCTCAGACGTAGAATTGAGGTTTCCTGAAGCCACAGTTAAAGGCTTTGAAGGATATAGCGGTTGGTACGATCGCGTCATCAATATTTTCTTTGATGAAGTCCATACCGTCAAAGAAGTAACAGTTAAATCTGCGACAGCCGAAAAAGCAGATGTACAGGTGGTGGTGAAATGGGAAGCCAGTGTTTGGAAGGCTCCAGCAGCTACTAGCGAACGCATTGTTTTAGATGCTTATCAAACATGGGAAGTTAAGCGATCGCCCGAAACCAATAAACCAGTAATCTCTGTTTATATAGTTGATGAACTCAAATACTACGAGGGTTCAGCTACATTGTAAATAATAGAGAACTCTTAACAGATAACATGAAAAACAGAAGATTACATAGATAGATTTTTAGCAAAATAAATTATCCCTGATAGAACGGGAAAAAATCTCATCTATTGCTGATTCTATATACAGAATAAAGCTAAAATTATCTGCTTTTTTTGTCTGTTAAGAGTTCTTTTTACCTAGTCTAAAGGGTTTGTGTAATCAAAATTTACGGAGAATCGAAAATATGGGCAAGCCTCCCGATACTGCTTTAGGAAGACTATACGAAGAACATATTCAATTAATCCTGAAAAAGGATATTGAAGCATTATTAAATCAATATACTGAAGATGCAGTTTTAATTAGCAGCTTTGAGAAAGTTCCTAAATATTTTCGCGGACGCAAAGAACTCGAAGAACACTTTCAAGGCATCCTAGGAATTGAAGGGTTACAGACAGATATTGCTTTTTGGGCAGAAACAGAAAATCCCCAAACCCTAATGATTGTTGAAGCTATTACTATGCAGGCTGGGGGACAAGAAGCTAAGATGCGGTTTGCCGATAGTTGGGTTTTGAGAGATGGCAAAATAGCTATTCACTTTGCTGGCATGACTCAATATCCCGATGGCACAGTAGCTTAGATTAGTTACATAATACTGATTTAAATACCATCACAGCAGTTGTTAACCTATAAGTACGTTAGCAGTTAGCGTCTTCATGGGTAAGTCCTGGGTAGAGTATGTGCAGAGTAAATAATTGCTGAGTAATTTATTGACTCAGCAATTATAGCTATCTATTTATTACCGAAATCATGGATTTAACCAATCAAAAAATAGTCATTATTGGTGGTAGTTCGGGAATTGGATTAGCAACCGCAAAAGCAGTTGTGGCTGCAGGGGGAAATGTCGTAATTGCTAGCCGTTCAGAAGCCAAATTAAACGCTGCTCAAGCTGAGATTGGTGAACGGGTAACTACCTTTAGCTTAGACATCACCAATGAAGAAGAAGTGCAAAAATTATTTTCCACAGTTGGTAGTTTTGATGGTTTAGTCATCACTATTTCTGTAGAAGCTATGGGTGCATTTCTGGAATTAGATTCCCAAGTAGCCCGCCAGATATTTGAAAATAAATTTTGGGGGCACTATTATGCTGCTAAATATGGTGCAGCCCAACTCAAACCTAGTGGTGCGATCATCTTCTTTTCTGGTTATGCATCGCAAAAACCAGTATCTAATCTTTCTATCATGGCATCTGTGAATGGAGCGCTGGAAGCATTAGCTCGTTCTTTAGCAGTGGAACTCAGTCCGATTCGAGTTAATGTTGTGTCTCCTGGTTTAGTAGCAACTCCTCTCTATGAAGGAATACCAGCAGAACAACGGCAAAACTACTTTAATTATGTAGCTGATTCTCTACCTGTAAAACGGATAGCTCAACCAGAAGATATTGCGGAGACAGTTCTATATTTAATCAACAACAAGTTTACAACTGGTGCGGTTATTGATGTAGATGGTGGAGCGAGGTTAGTATAAGAGGCTATTTATAAAGTAAAAATAAAATTACTGTAGGGGTTGCCTAACGCATTATTTATGCGGCTATTCCCTACAGCTAAATTTTATTTTCTCTGATTACCAAATTATTTTATGTCCGTAATAAAACCTACTTAAGATTTACTTATAAATAGTCTTGCAATGCTTTAGTAAAAAACTGGTACAATCAGAGAAACAACCAAACAATTGCTTGGAGTTAGCCACAATGTTAAGTGCAGTTAAAAGAACTTGGGCAGGAGTAGACGTAACTGGATTTGACCCTTATAAAGACGCTTTACAAGCACGGTTAATTAATCTTATTTGGAATGATGAAAACCTCAAACAAGAAATTCTGAAAAATCCGAAAGCTGTGTTTGAAAGGGAAACAGGAATTAAATTCCCTGCAGAATTAGAGGTTCGAGTGTTAGAGGAAGATGAAGATGAATTCTATATTGTGATTCCACCTCTACCTCCAACACAAGCCCAATGGGAGAATTTCTATCAGCAAATGTCTGTTTGGTGGACGTTAACATATACATGGTGGTGGTGGATTTACCGCACTAAAACAGAGAACGCTGTACCTTTCAGAGAAGGTTTAGAATCCCTCATCATTGTTCGTTTCATGCAAGATGAATCTTTAAGGCATCAACTTTTTACTGAACCAAAAACAGCTTTAGAAAAGCAAGCAGGTATTCAACTTCCTGCTAATATCAAAGTCCAACCATTAGCAGAAACTCAAAATCTTGCTTATTTTGTTCTGCCGAAGAATCCACAACTAGAAAAGCGTGTAAATGGAGGAGTAGGAGAAGCATGGATGGCAGCCCATACTTGGTTTTGGTGGTTAACATCCTTACGAATCAGAACGTCTGCTTTGGAAGCTACTAATTATAATTAAATATAGTAGCGGTAGGTAACAAGTTATCTCACTCTCAAGAATGCTATTTAAGAAGGCATAAGTCAGAGGGCAGAAGGCAGAGAGTAGAAGGATGGATCAAGATTTTTATCCTTGTTTGCTAAATTGAAAATGCTTCTTATACAGGTACCCATACTAGGTAGTTCCGGATTGCATTTTCATATTTTGATATTTGGTGGCGAAACCTGTTTCATTGGGATTGCCTTCTGCCCTTTACTTTTCTTGAGAACATCACAAATTTGCCCATGAAAGCACAAGTAATTGAAGAACTTGGGGATACTAGCGTATTCAAAGAAGTAGATTTGCCAAAACCAGAAGCTATACCTGGTCACATTTTAATTCGTGTGTTTGCCTCAAGCGTTAACCCACTGGATTATGTGATCCGAGATCCCAAGTACATGACTTATATTACTGATGAAAGATATGCTCAGGCGTTCAGCCAGGCGATTGTACCAGACTTACCAGCAGTGATACATGGTGATGTTGCTGGGGTTGTGGAAGAAGTGGGAGAAGGAGTAAACAAATTCCAGCCTGGTGATGAAGTTTATGCTTGTGCAGGCGGTTTGCGAGGTTTTGGTGGGGCTTTAGCTGACTATATGTTGGTTGATGCTGATTTAGCAGCTTTAAAGCCTAAGTCACTGACGATGGCAGAAACTGCTGCACTTCCCTTAGTTGCAATCACTGCTTGGCTGGCCTTGATAGACAGAGTGCAGATTAAGCCCGGACAGAATGTGTTAGTACATGCAGCTACAGGCGGTGTAGGTCATATTGGGCTGCAACTTGCCAAATGGGTTGGGGCAAAAGTTTTTACAACAGCTTCTTCTGAAAAAAAGTTAGCGATCGCCTATGAATTAGGTGCAGATGTTGCTATTAATTATCGCACGCAAACTGTGGCAGAGTACGTCAAACAGTATACGGATGGCAAAGGTTTTGATGTAGTTTTTGATACTGTTGGTTTCGATAATCTCGATCGCTCCTTTGAGGCTGTTGCAGTCAATGGCATAGTTGCAACCACAATGGCTTGGAATAATCATGACCTGAGTCCAGTTCATTTAAAGGGAGTAACTCTACATGCTGTCTGGTGGGAAATTTCTATGCTTTATGGTATTGATCGCGCACACCACGGCGAGATATTGGCCAAGCTTTCTCAACTCATAGATGAAGGCAAAATCCGCCCCTTAATAGATCCAAAATCCTTTAGCTTTGCTGATATAGCAGCAGCGCATCAATATGCTGAATCTGGTCAGGCAATTGGGAAAATAACTTTGACGCGATAATTTGCTAGCTTGGTATAAATTTGTCTGGAATTTTGGTATAAATTTAGTCTGGAATTGCAGACAAATAATTTAGAACAAGCTACATCTATGGAAATTTCCTTGAGAGTTAATGGTAAAAAATATACAGCAGATGTTGAACCCAATCTACTGTTATTAGACTTGCTCAGAGATCATCTTGGTTTAACAGGTACAAAAGATGATGGCGGTTCGACTTCTGGTGTGTGTACAATTTTACTCAATGGCGTATCGGTAAAAAGCTCATTTGTGCTAGCAGTGCAAGCGGATGGTGGCGATATTGTTACCATTGAAGGTATTGCTAAAAACGGGCAACTGAGCGTTATTCAAGAAGCATTCTGGGAAAAGCACGCAGTGCAAAACGGCTTTTGTACACCAGCAATGATCTTGTCTTCAATGGATCTCTTGCAAAAAAATCCCAATCCTACAGAAACAGAAATTCGTGCTTGGTTAGATGGGATTTATTCACGAGATACAGGCTATCAAAATGTTGTCAGTGCCATTAAATATGCAGCTGAAAAATTACAGCAAAGCTAGGTAGTGGTGACCGGAGTGATGAGGGTGATAAGGGAGAGGTGGGAGATGAGGGAGACAAAATAATATTCCCAATTGCGCCCTGTTCCCTGTTCCCTAGATAAAAATCATATGGAGTGAATAAAGCTATGAAACTTGAAGGTAGTGTAGTTCTAATTACAGGTGCGAGTGGTGGTATTGGAAAAGAGTTC contains the following coding sequences:
- a CDS encoding nuclear transport factor 2 family protein, with translation MSTTTTPGRQFFDEHMKYIVAKDVVGMVTNTYTEDAILYNAFPFLDTPPPNVIQGREALIKAFEGYLEYQGEIQVDSLYNFLETDDVISFQATITSPKTGKWAVGDVWVLQDGKVARHFGFAHRLGDA
- a CDS encoding nuclear transport factor 2 family protein yields the protein MSELAPLTQPEILEFAKAWYRKLDIHVPVDEYAPLLASDVELRFPEATVKGFEGYSGWYDRVINIFFDEVHTVKEVTVKSATAEKADVQVVVKWEASVWKAPAATSERIVLDAYQTWEVKRSPETNKPVISVYIVDELKYYEGSATL
- a CDS encoding nuclear transport factor 2 family protein — translated: MGKPPDTALGRLYEEHIQLILKKDIEALLNQYTEDAVLISSFEKVPKYFRGRKELEEHFQGILGIEGLQTDIAFWAETENPQTLMIVEAITMQAGGQEAKMRFADSWVLRDGKIAIHFAGMTQYPDGTVA
- a CDS encoding SDR family oxidoreductase — its product is MDLTNQKIVIIGGSSGIGLATAKAVVAAGGNVVIASRSEAKLNAAQAEIGERVTTFSLDITNEEEVQKLFSTVGSFDGLVITISVEAMGAFLELDSQVARQIFENKFWGHYYAAKYGAAQLKPSGAIIFFSGYASQKPVSNLSIMASVNGALEALARSLAVELSPIRVNVVSPGLVATPLYEGIPAEQRQNYFNYVADSLPVKRIAQPEDIAETVLYLINNKFTTGAVIDVDGGARLV
- a CDS encoding NHLP leader peptide family RiPP precursor; this encodes MLSAVKRTWAGVDVTGFDPYKDALQARLINLIWNDENLKQEILKNPKAVFERETGIKFPAELEVRVLEEDEDEFYIVIPPLPPTQAQWENFYQQMSVWWTLTYTWWWWIYRTKTENAVPFREGLESLIIVRFMQDESLRHQLFTEPKTALEKQAGIQLPANIKVQPLAETQNLAYFVLPKNPQLEKRVNGGVGEAWMAAHTWFWWLTSLRIRTSALEATNYN
- a CDS encoding zinc-dependent alcohol dehydrogenase family protein, whose product is MKAQVIEELGDTSVFKEVDLPKPEAIPGHILIRVFASSVNPLDYVIRDPKYMTYITDERYAQAFSQAIVPDLPAVIHGDVAGVVEEVGEGVNKFQPGDEVYACAGGLRGFGGALADYMLVDADLAALKPKSLTMAETAALPLVAITAWLALIDRVQIKPGQNVLVHAATGGVGHIGLQLAKWVGAKVFTTASSEKKLAIAYELGADVAINYRTQTVAEYVKQYTDGKGFDVVFDTVGFDNLDRSFEAVAVNGIVATTMAWNNHDLSPVHLKGVTLHAVWWEISMLYGIDRAHHGEILAKLSQLIDEGKIRPLIDPKSFSFADIAAAHQYAESGQAIGKITLTR
- a CDS encoding (2Fe-2S)-binding protein — protein: MQTNNLEQATSMEISLRVNGKKYTADVEPNLLLLDLLRDHLGLTGTKDDGGSTSGVCTILLNGVSVKSSFVLAVQADGGDIVTIEGIAKNGQLSVIQEAFWEKHAVQNGFCTPAMILSSMDLLQKNPNPTETEIRAWLDGIYSRDTGYQNVVSAIKYAAEKLQQS